The segment CAGTCCTTTCTTGCTCCGGGACAGCAGAATGAAGTTATCAATATCATCCCGCTTGCTCAATTGAATGGCGATTGCACGGCCGATTCCGCGGCTCGCTCCGCTGATCACGCATGTTTTCATCTTTATTCTCCCCCTAAAATGTAATCTTTGTATATGATTTCACCGATTTTTTGGTCGATGGGCCGAGTGATCTTGATGTTGTATTCGGTTCCCTGGAGAACCTGAACCCGTTCCTTTTGGTAATGGAACAGAAGACTGACATCCTCGGTGAATATCTCTCCCTCTGCTGCGGCGCGCTCGTGGGCGCTACGCAGTTTCTCTGTGCTGAACTTTTGCGGTAACTGGATGTTGATGAGACGATCCCGATCCAGATTTTTTTCGACATATTCTTTCCCTTCCAGCACAGTGAAGGGGATTTCAAAGCCGTAGGTGGCATGGTCGGCTTCGCTGTGGATCAACCTTTCGATCTCTTCCTTCAGGATAAAAGGGCGTACCGCTTCATGGATGATCACAGAGGGGGAAGTGACCTGCTTTAATGCCTTGAAGGTGGACTCCTGTCGGGTTTGCCCACCTTCAATCACTTGAATGGGTTTTGTAAACTGATTCCGCTGAATGATCTCTTCTGTCTTTTCGATGAAACCCCGAGGAGAGGGGATGATGATTTCTTGGATTTCTTCAATTTGCTCCACTCTTTCAAGGATATGGACAATCATCGGCTTTCCGCCGATTTGAAGAAATTGCTTGGGAGTGCTCACTCTCATTCGTGTGCCGATCCCACCGGACAGTAGAATCATGCTGACTCTATTCATTTGAACCGCTCCGTTTCCATTGAGTCTCATAATTTACGAATTCCGAAGAACGCGGGAGCTTACGGAATCCATAATCATATTTTATAGGGATGTCACGTAGGAAGCAATAAAAAGGGAATCTATTTCGGAAGAGATAGGCTAAAGGATATGCAAAAATAGAGATAAAGACGGAGAGGTTGTCAGGAGGTCGGATGTCTTCTGCCGGATGAATTTGTTCCTGAAAATGGCTTTTTCAGGGGAGAAAACCGACCTGTAACGTTACAAAAGAATGATTTTGTAACGTTATATATTAAAGTGGACGGCGGAGGGTGAAATCAGATCTTTTTTGGCTTCTTTTTTCTCAGTATCAATAGTTAACTAAGGTTTTGAGACGAAAAAAGAAATGAAAAATCGAATCGAATAACTTACCATCTGGACTTCGTTCAAAGCGCTGTCATACCCGATTTTGAAGTCCGTATTTTTGTAACTTCCTCCATTAAATGAAATCCCGCCGGGAATGGATCGGAAAGATTGTGAAAAATGAATATTGTGTGGCAAGGTGATTTGAGGAATCGGGTTTGGCCACACAACTTGATCTCCGTTTCCCCTGCGACTGAAAATTCAAGTCGTTTGTAGTCGAGGAAAAAAGGACCTCTAGAAGCGTTGTGAAAAAGCCGTCATACCCATAGGGCACAAGTCTCGCCAGGGGGCTTTCGCCCCTGGTCTCGCTATGCACGGAGGGTTGGGTTTCGCATGGAGTGATTTTGGATCGTCAGAACAACGAAAACGACATGTGAAACCCAATCCCGACCGCCTTTAAAGGCAGTAAATCACAATGCTTCTAGATCGATTTTGCATAAAACCGATAAGACATCCAACGTTGTGGTTGGGGCCCTCCGGGGCCTTACCACTTAACTGTTTATGCCACAAGCTGTTCAGGGGGAACCTCCCATGTCCATAGTCCATAAAAAATAAAGCTTTCATGTTCATTTTATCCAGTCACTTCCTGCATACAATCAGTGAAGCGCTCTACGATTCAGCGATGTCTCTGTTGATCCTGCATGCGACAGGTGCACCATGTATGTGCTAGAGTTTGTTGCGGAATTTTTAGTCGGTTTTTTGGCGGAAGCATCGTGGACAGTGAACCGCAAGAAAGGGAGAATATAAGCGGGTGATCCACGAATTCCCGGTATAAAATAAGCCGCCCTTATAAAAAGGGCGGTATCAATTCCAAATATTGGGTAGATTGCGAATTCCGTAATGTGCTACCCCCACAGGAAGGAACTCCCGCCCCCGCCTTGCTGAAAGGGGCAACTCTTTTAATATTTCAAGTAAGCAGTTCCAGCCGGCCGGATTCCAGGTGAAACAGGATGCCGTCGACTTTGACACCCCAGCCGTGTTCCCTGTATACCGGGTGCTCTTTCAGACGCTTGACTTGATGCAACACATTGAGTCTGGAGAGTTCATCGGGGGTCAGATCCGGCTGTGCCTCGGGATCAGGAAGGCTGTTACGGACTTCCCGGATCCACCCCTCCATCTCCGGATCCACCTTCTCTTCCCGGGCGGCGGCGATCCCACCGCATCCGGTGTGACCTTTCACAATGATCTGCTTCACTTTCAGATTCTTTAATGCGAAATGAAGACTGGCGGTAAAAGCGGGATCCGTCTCCAATGCTTGGTTGGCAATATTTCGATGAACAAACATGTTTCCCGGAGGCATTCCGGTAATGATCGAAGGACTTACCCGGGAATCGCAACAAGCCAGCAGGAAGATTTCCGGATTCTGACCCTGCCTCAGGCGACTGAAGTAATCGGGATCTTCCTGGAGCATTCGGTTGACAAACTCTTCATTTCCGCGGATCAATTTCTCTGTCATGGTCAGACTCCTCCCCATTGCGGCTCGGTATTTATTATTCAATTTCAACCTTCATTCGTCAATATCCAAATGAACCGGGTCACCGACCTTTTTTAGATCCCCTTTACGAAACTTCCGCTACATTCAACGGATACAGATTGCCTTTGAACGCAAATGAGGCACGCCCCGTTTCTTCGGATACGACGATGATCAGAGCGTCTGTCCGTTCCGACAGGCCCAGGGCTGCCCGATGGCGGGTCCCCAGTTTCCGCTCTTCCGTTTGCCGGTTGGAAAGAGGAAGTACATTGGATGCTGAGACAATCGTGCTCCCCTCGATCACGACCGCACCATCATGAAGCGGGCTTCCCGGATAGAAGATGGATTCCAACAACGAACCGCTGAGCTCGGCTCCCACCGGGACCCCCGGTTGAATCCAAAGCTCGAGCGGAGTTTCCCGCCGGACCACCATCAGGGCTCCATGTTGCTTTCGGGACAGATTTTGCACACTGTTGCTCAAATCCAGGTATTTATTGGTGTAAGGGGCAAGATAGCATTCCAGATAAAAAGATGCTGCCAAGGACTCGATCTGTGCAAAGGTCTCCCGCATGTTTGTGATCTCCCGAAGCAGACAGTACTCCTCCTCCTCATGATCCAAAGCATCCACGATGCGATGGATTTCCTCAGAAAGTTCCATAAGATTTGCTTTCACTGCGGATTTCATGGGAGAGAAATCGCACTGGGGTTGCAGCAGGTCCTCATTCATCCGGGTTCATCCTTTCGCTGGAATTTCATTGTATAGCTTGCCCACTTCTCTCCCTCCATTCCCGCTCGTATATAAAAAATAGATCCGGGTGCCAGCTGCTCCCTCCATCCCACGGCGAAATGATTTTAAGCCGATATCAGCCGCATATGATATGGTTGGGATGACGACCAAGTCAAGGAGTGAATGGGAAGATGGATCGTAACCACTGGATGCAGACCGCCATTGAATTGGCCTACGAAAACACCAGACGTGAAAAAGGCAGACCCTTCGGGGCGATTATCGTGAAAGACGGGAAAATCGTGGGCAAAGGTGTCAATCAGATTCTTGCCACTCATGATCCAACCATGCATGCAGAGTTGGAAGCGATTCGCGAGGCGAGTCGGACTCTTGCAACATCCGACCTTTCAGACTGTGAGCTCTATGCGAGCGGCAAGCCCTGTCCCATGTGCTTGGCTGCCATCTACTGGGCAAACATCCAGCGGGTATACTATGCTTATACTGAAGAAGAGGCGGCGGAAGCGGGGTTGAGTGCCCAATATGTCTATGATCAGCTGGCACTTCCGGAGGAGAAACGGGAGATCCAGCTGACACCCATGGAGAAAGACACTTCCGTTAAAAATCCTTACGCGCTTTGGAAAGAGATCAACAGATAAGACCTTATAAAAAAAGAGCCTGCGATGGGCTCTTTTTTTATACATGCATGAAGTGGGTGCGGAGCTCCTCCATCCCCTCCCGAAGAGAGATTCGGGGCTTCCAACCGAGGACTTGCTTCGCCCGGGTGTTGTCCAGACAACAGCGTTTTAAATCCCCGGCACGCGGTCCCTTTCGGATCAGGGGCAGATCATGTCCCAAAACTTCCTTCATCAACTGATAAACCTCCGCAATATGGATTTCCGTCCCTGAGGAAATGTAAAGGATTTCATTTTCACCATGCTCCAAAGCCAGCCGGTTGGCCACGGCAACATCGCGAACGTGGACATAGTCCCGGGTGGTCCCCTCCGGCTGATCCGGATCAGCCATTAAGACCGAAGGCCGATGGGCCAGATAGTTATTGAAAAAAATCGGAATCACACCGCATTCCCCGTCAGCAACCTGGCGGGTTCCATACACATTGGCATAGCGGAGCGCAACAAACTTCAATCCATAGTGGAGGAAATAAAAGCGGAGATACTTTTCCCCGGTATATTTGGATATCGCATAAGGTGAGAGGAGTTGCGGTTCGTGGTCCTCCCGGGCAGGAATCCGGTCGCCGGCCAGGGCCCCCGTGGATGCATATATGACTTTTTTTACTCCATATTTAACAGATTCCTCCAGTATACTGAGCAAGCCCAGGATATTGATATTTGCATCATAGCGGGGATTCTGCACCGAATCAGGCACAGACTTTTGCGCCGCATGGTGGTTAATTACATCCGGCCGCTCCTTCTCCACCACGCGTTCAAACTCCTCCGACAGTATGTCCGTTTCATAAAAGACAGCCTGATCATTGAGATTCTCCCGTTGTCCCGAACCCAGATGATCCACCACGACCACTTCGTGACCGTCTCTGATATATGTATCCACGAGATGAGAACCGATAAAGCCCGCCCCGCCGGTGACCAATATTTTCAATGAGATCTCCTCCTTCGCCTTGGTTGTTACGTTAGTATTACGATAGAATTACAGTAACGTTACAGTCAATCATTCAACCACTGATCACGGATGCTGGGCGCATACAAGGGACAACCGGTGTTTGCACCCATGTCCCTCTTTGTTTTCCACAGACGCTTTGGGCGAATCATATAGTGCTTCCCCCATTGTTTGCGCATAAGTTAAACAGAACGAATACTCGTGGTCAAAAAAGGTGGGATCACTGATGATCGGTATCATCCTTTCCGCAAGATACCTCCGTAACAAAGAGAGGGCAACCAACAATGAACACGTTTTGTTTTACATGAAACTAGCCCGCAAAAATCGGGTGGACCTCTGCTTCTACTCCCCCGCAAACGTATCGGCACGGACTCAATCGGTTACAGGCTATGTTTATTCCCACCAAGACGACTCTTTGACCCGCATTACGGTACCCATCCCCCGGATCAATCTGTATAAAATCAACTCCAGTTTACGCAACAGAAGCTCCAACCGGCAAATCATACAGGTCAAAGAGAAAAGAGATGTCATTTTTTATAACCTCTGCACAAAGAAAGAACGAAGTAAATACCTGGATTACAACTATCTGAAGACCTTTAACTCTATTCGTCCTCTTTTGCCAGCAACAGAGACACTACAATATGACACCCTGGTGAATATGTTAAAAAAATATAACACCGTCTTCATCAAACCCAAACGAGGAGGGCAAGGGAACCGAATCCGCATCATCCGCCAAAAAGGGGATCATTATACCATTACGTATATTAATAAGAAGATTAAGCGGGAGAAGTCGATCGCCAAGAAAAAGCTGAGCGATCACTTTACACAAGAGTTTACTCATCCATCCAGATTTATCGTTCAGCAAGGTATTTCCCTGAAAAAATATCGGGGCAACAAATTTGACTTCCGTGTTTCCCCGCAAAAAAACAAAGATGATAAATGGCAAATAACGGGGATGATTGCCAGAGTGGCTTCAGCGGGGTGGGATGTGACCAATATCGACCAAGGAGGGAGAGTCGTAGGTAGGGTAAAAAAATTGATCCCTCCGCAAACGAGAAAAGAAATTTACCGCAAGGCGATTTTGGTCGCCCGGGCACTTGAACAGCGGTTTCCTTATCTCAACGATCTGGGCTTGGATTTTGCAGTGGACAAAGAAGGGAAGGTGTGGTTTTTGGAGGCCAATTTCCGACCCAACCGTAAAAAAGCCGCCGTCAAACGTAACCGGATCCCCTTTGAACATGTGTGCGCAGTATATAAAAGTGAGCGGCGGCAAAGGTGAGAAAAGAAGCGGGAGGAGAAAATGTTATGAGTGGGCTTGGATTTGAAACGATGGCGATCCACGCCGGAACGCGCCCGGATCCGACTACAGGCTCCAGCACGGTTCCAATCTATCAAACGGCGGCTTATCACTTTAAGGATTCCGAACATGCCGCCAAGCTGTTTGCCTTGGAGGAGGATGGCAATATATATACCCGGATTATGAACCCCACCCAGGAAGCTTTTGAAGAGAGGATGGCCCGACTGGAAGGAGGAGTGGCTGCTTTGGCGCTCTCTTCCGGACAGGCGGCAACAGCTTATTCCATCCTGACCCTGGCCCGATCAGGTGATGAGGTTGTGGCTTCTCCCTCTTTATATGGAGGCACATACACACTCTTCTCCCGGACATTGCCCCGGTTGGGGATCAAGGTTCGCTGGGCCCGTACCGACCATGTGCCTTCTTTCCGGGAGGCGATCAGCGACAGGACGAAAGCGGTCTTTACGGAATTGATCGGCAACCCGCATATGGACATACCCGATATTGAAGCGATTGCCGCTGTGGCCCACAAAAAAGGTGTCCCCCTGATCGTGGACAGTACCTTTACCACGCCATCCCTTTGCAAACCGATTGCACATGGGGCGGACATTGTTGTTCATTCGGCGACCAAGTTTATCGGAGGTCATGGAACATCCATCGGCGGAGTGATCGTCGACTCCGGCAACTTTGATTGGAGTAATTAATGGCCGCTATCCGGAATTTACTGCCCCCAATCCCGCCCGTGACGGCCAGTCGTATATCCAGCTCTTTGGATCAAAAGCCTATATCATCAAAGCCAGAGTGGAAATGTTGAGCAATCTGGGGGCTGCAATCTCCCCTTTTAATGCCTTCCTGTTTATTCAAGGTTTGGAAATCCTCTCCCTGCGGATGGAGCGTCACAGTGAAAATGCCCTTCAAGTGGCCCGGTTTTTAAATGTCCACCCCCAAGTGGAGTGGGTCAACTATCCCGGTTTGCGGTCGAATCCATATTACGGTATGGCTCAAAAATATCTGCCCCATGGACAGGGAGCCATCTTAACCTTTGGTGTCAAAGGGGGCAAACCGGCCGGCCACAGGGTGATCAATCAGGTGAAGCTCTTCACCCACGCTGCCAACGTGGGCGATGTGAAATCCCTGATCATCCATCCGGCGACGACCACCCATGAGAAATTATCGACAGAAGAACAGATCAAGGCCGGTGTAGCCCCGGAAATGCTACGCCTGTCCGTGGGGTTGGAAACCGTGGACGATATTATGGACGACCTGGACCAGGCGCTGCAAAAAGCCAAGCTTTAAAGGGACAACGGGAATCACCCCACCCGTTGTCCTGACTTCGGTTGATCGTGGCTGTTAAACCGCCTTTGTGGGGAAAACCTAGTCCCACGGGATTCACACCGGGAATCAAAAACGGAAAAGAGCCTGCCTTGAATCGGCAGGCTCTCTCTTATGAAATCTGAAATCCAAGCTTCCCAAACTGCTTTCCTTCCTTCATCCGGAGAAAAGCAGCCGGGGCTTCTGACAGGGGATAAATTCGGTCCAGGACGGGACGGATTTGATGGGCTGATACGAGGTCAAGCATCTGTCGAAACTCTTCCGAGCTCCCCATCGTCGAGCCCATCAGGGTGAATTGGCCGAAGAAAAAGGGGCGCAGGGGAACTTCCACATGGGGACCGCTGGTCTCGCCGAAGGTGACCAGACGGCCGCCGGGCAGGAGTCGGCCCAGGGATTTCTCAAACGTGGCCGGGCCCACACTGTCGATTACCAGATGGACTTTCTCCCCCTTCATCTGTTCCTGCCAGTCTCCGTCGCTGTCGATGGCGGTGTCCGCCCCCAACTCCAGGGCCCGGCTCCGTTTTTCTTCGCTGCGGGAAGTGACGGTCACCCGTGCACCCGCCGCTTTGGCCATACTCAGCATAAAGGTGGATACCCCGCTGCCGATCCCGACAATCAGCACATGCTCCCCAGCCTTCAAGCCTCCACGGCTGAACAGGGCCCGGTATCCGGTCAGAGCCGCCAAGGGAAGGACTCCCGCTTCCTCCCAAGTGAGATGCTCCGGTTTGGGCTCCACATTGCCGGCGGGGATGACAGTGCTGTGGGCGAAGGTGCCCCGGGTCGGCACTCCCAGGATGTCAAATTCTTCAGGGGGAGCTGCGCTTTGATGAGGCCAGTTGAGGCTGGGATTGATCACCACTTCGTCTCCCTCTTTAATCCCCGATACCCCGTCTCCGACCGTTTCCACGATCCCTGCCCCGTCGGAACCGAGAATCACCGGATCATCAGTGTCACGGGGTCGGTTCAGAACCCGGAGATCCCGATGATTGAGACCGGCGGTTTTCAGGCGAATCTTCACTTCCCCCCTTCCGGGAGCCGCTTCCTTCATCTCCGTCACTTTCAACCCATCAAACCCCGGGGGTGCATGATGGACTACAGCTTTCATGAAATATACCTCCTTCATCTTCACTGTCCCCATTCCCCTTGCCAAACTCTACCGGATCAAGATACAGCATCACATTTTATCCCTGAATGGGGCTCCGGATGTTATAGGCGTTCCCTCTGGATTTGTGGTCGTCTGTTGCCGGATGATACAGGGAATCCATGATTATCATAACAGACCACCTGCCATCTGAAAATTCAGCAGAGAAATACTCACATCCACCATTTCACCTGCGGAACCAAGACACATTCCAGTCCATAACGATGTTCGAGCCATCCCTTGATCCGGGTTTTCTTCACCAGATATTCAGATGCAGCATGGGAAACACCGATGAGGGACATGGAAGTCTCCCTGATATAAGCCATCATCTCCCGGTATCGGGTGCGTCCGTATTCATTGTCTATGTGGCAATGAATCTCCCCTGAAAGATAGGCTTGGGCTCCTTTTTTCTCCGCTTCCTTTAAAGCGGAAACCTTGTCCCCACAACCGGCAACGACGGCAATCCGTCGGATGTTTTCCCGTTTTTGACCCTCAAAATCGACGTACGGTATATCAAAGATCTCCTCCGCTTGTTGGATCAGTGAGTCAGTATCGGTTTCATCCAACTCACAAATCAATCCGCATTCATTGAAAAATGAATCGATCACGTTTCCCCCCAGAGCTTCCACAATGGCGAGGCTTGTGCCCACTTCCCGATGAACATCCAAGGGATGATGACAGGTGTAGATGGAAAGCCCCTTCTCCCGGATCGACCGAATCAAAGGAGTGGGGATCGGGATAAACCCTCTCCCCCAATCGCCCCGGGGATCACCGCATTCCATCGTGATGGGGTGATGCATAAACAACAGGTCTCCCCTCTTTCCCTCCTCCAAAAATCGTTCCAGTATCGGTTCGGTGGGAAAAACCGCAAGAAAGATCTTGCCAACTTCAACCCCTCCACGGATCATCAGTCCATTGAAACGCTCCGTGAATTCCGGTTCAAACTCCCGTTTCCAATCCAAATCGGTTTTCTCATAAACCGCGGGAATAAACCGGGAAAAGGCCGGATCGGGCCCAAAGTCGTTCAGACGGAAAAACTTAGACAAATCCTCTTCCAATCGCTCTAACAAAACCATTCCCTTCCCTCCTCCCTGATCGGAATATCCCCCCTCCGGGATAATTCAATTGGAACATGGAAGATACGATAGAGGGAGGATTGAAGGCGTGTTTCTATGTTTTCATCAAAAACCCGGCAATTCCAACAAAAACAGCAGAGAGGATAAATGCCGTCAGGCCTTTATCCAAGACGATTGCAAAGATCACCATGGATAAACCGCTTAATACAAATGCAAGTCTGACTAACCATGATCTAAGCTTCATCCAATCACCATATTTCTTAATTTAGCTCGCTTGCGTTTCTCCTTAACATTTCTTTCTGTTCGATAAGAGGCAGTGCCATGATTATAACAGACCATCCATCAACTGAAAATTCAGTCGGGGTCGTGTCCGGTAATTCAATAAATCATCGATGGATCGGGATGGAGCTTAACATGGCTTATTACGAGCCAAGATGGAAAAACACAAGCCGCAAAAAAGCCCGGAACCCTTGATACATCAAGGGTTCCGGGCTTTTTTATCTGTAGAAGCCACCCTCCGAGTGGATCACCTGCCCTGTGATCCATCCCGCTTCTTTTCTCGCCAGAAAGGCGACCAGGCGGGCCGCGTCTTCCGGCAGGCCGATCCGTCCCAGCGGAAATCGCGGGAGGAGTTCCCGCCGGATCTCTTCTGTGATCCAGCCGGTGTCGGTCGGTCCCGGGTTGACTGCATTAACTGTGATCCCCTTGGGGGCCACCTCCGCCGCCAGAGTGCGGGTGAAGGCCTCAATCCCTCCCTTGGTGGCAACATAAGCCAACTCTCCGGGCATTGCACCCAGGGATTGACCGGAAGTCATACTGATGATTCGCCCATCGCTCCCCGACGGACAGCGCCGGGCAAATTGAACACTTAACAGGAGTGAAGCCCGGAGATTGACCGCATAGTGG is part of the Kroppenstedtia eburnea genome and harbors:
- a CDS encoding IspD/TarI family cytidylyltransferase; its protein translation is MNRVSMILLSGGIGTRMRVSTPKQFLQIGGKPMIVHILERVEQIEEIQEIIIPSPRGFIEKTEEIIQRNQFTKPIQVIEGGQTRQESTFKALKQVTSPSVIIHEAVRPFILKEEIERLIHSEADHATYGFEIPFTVLEGKEYVEKNLDRDRLINIQLPQKFSTEKLRSAHERAAAEGEIFTEDVSLLFHYQKERVQVLQGTEYNIKITRPIDQKIGEIIYKDYILGGE
- a CDS encoding carbonic anhydrase — translated: MTEKLIRGNEEFVNRMLQEDPDYFSRLRQGQNPEIFLLACCDSRVSPSIITGMPPGNMFVHRNIANQALETDPAFTASLHFALKNLKVKQIIVKGHTGCGGIAAAREEKVDPEMEGWIREVRNSLPDPEAQPDLTPDELSRLNVLHQVKRLKEHPVYREHGWGVKVDGILFHLESGRLELLT
- the cdaS gene encoding sporulation-specific diadenylate cyclase CdaS; translated protein: MNEDLLQPQCDFSPMKSAVKANLMELSEEIHRIVDALDHEEEEYCLLREITNMRETFAQIESLAASFYLECYLAPYTNKYLDLSNSVQNLSRKQHGALMVVRRETPLELWIQPGVPVGAELSGSLLESIFYPGSPLHDGAVVIEGSTIVSASNVLPLSNRQTEERKLGTRHRAALGLSERTDALIIVVSEETGRASFAFKGNLYPLNVAEVS
- a CDS encoding nucleoside deaminase; this encodes MDRNHWMQTAIELAYENTRREKGRPFGAIIVKDGKIVGKGVNQILATHDPTMHAELEAIREASRTLATSDLSDCELYASGKPCPMCLAAIYWANIQRVYYAYTEEEAAEAGLSAQYVYDQLALPEEKREIQLTPMEKDTSVKNPYALWKEINR
- a CDS encoding NAD-dependent epimerase/dehydratase family protein; the protein is MKILVTGGAGFIGSHLVDTYIRDGHEVVVVDHLGSGQRENLNDQAVFYETDILSEEFERVVEKERPDVINHHAAQKSVPDSVQNPRYDANINILGLLSILEESVKYGVKKVIYASTGALAGDRIPAREDHEPQLLSPYAISKYTGEKYLRFYFLHYGLKFVALRYANVYGTRQVADGECGVIPIFFNNYLAHRPSVLMADPDQPEGTTRDYVHVRDVAVANRLALEHGENEILYISSGTEIHIAEVYQLMKEVLGHDLPLIRKGPRAGDLKRCCLDNTRAKQVLGWKPRISLREGMEELRTHFMHV
- a CDS encoding YheC/YheD family protein produces the protein MIGIILSARYLRNKERATNNEHVLFYMKLARKNRVDLCFYSPANVSARTQSVTGYVYSHQDDSLTRITVPIPRINLYKINSSLRNRSSNRQIIQVKEKRDVIFYNLCTKKERSKYLDYNYLKTFNSIRPLLPATETLQYDTLVNMLKKYNTVFIKPKRGGQGNRIRIIRQKGDHYTITYINKKIKREKSIAKKKLSDHFTQEFTHPSRFIVQQGISLKKYRGNKFDFRVSPQKNKDDKWQITGMIARVASAGWDVTNIDQGGRVVGRVKKLIPPQTRKEIYRKAILVARALEQRFPYLNDLGLDFAVDKEGKVWFLEANFRPNRKKAAVKRNRIPFEHVCAVYKSERRQR
- a CDS encoding zinc-binding dehydrogenase, producing MKAVVHHAPPGFDGLKVTEMKEAAPGRGEVKIRLKTAGLNHRDLRVLNRPRDTDDPVILGSDGAGIVETVGDGVSGIKEGDEVVINPSLNWPHQSAAPPEEFDILGVPTRGTFAHSTVIPAGNVEPKPEHLTWEEAGVLPLAALTGYRALFSRGGLKAGEHVLIVGIGSGVSTFMLSMAKAAGARVTVTSRSEEKRSRALELGADTAIDSDGDWQEQMKGEKVHLVIDSVGPATFEKSLGRLLPGGRLVTFGETSGPHVEVPLRPFFFGQFTLMGSTMGSSEEFRQMLDLVSAHQIRPVLDRIYPLSEAPAAFLRMKEGKQFGKLGFQIS
- a CDS encoding Nif3-like dinuclear metal center hexameric protein, producing MVLLERLEEDLSKFFRLNDFGPDPAFSRFIPAVYEKTDLDWKREFEPEFTERFNGLMIRGGVEVGKIFLAVFPTEPILERFLEEGKRGDLLFMHHPITMECGDPRGDWGRGFIPIPTPLIRSIREKGLSIYTCHHPLDVHREVGTSLAIVEALGGNVIDSFFNECGLICELDETDTDSLIQQAEEIFDIPYVDFEGQKRENIRRIAVVAGCGDKVSALKEAEKKGAQAYLSGEIHCHIDNEYGRTRYREMMAYIRETSMSLIGVSHAASEYLVKKTRIKGWLEHRYGLECVLVPQVKWWM
- a CDS encoding SDR family oxidoreductase → MKGDIALITGAGRRQGIGAAICRSLAREGNHVWFTCLPEVEEDEAGRLAEELHSFGVQARFSPINLADAQAPRQLLEKVEAEWDLPRILVNNAAHSERDLTFETLDADGLDAHYAVNLRASLLLSVQFARRCPSGSDGRIISMTSGQSLGAMPGELAYVATKGGIEAFTRTLAAEVAPKGITVNAVNPGPTDTGWITEEIRRELLPRFPLGRIGLPEDAARLVAFLARKEAGWITGQVIHSEGGFYR